A part of Ascochyta rabiei chromosome 3, complete sequence genomic DNA contains:
- a CDS encoding Low-specificity L-threonine aldolase has product MDETNAMQDSRDLRSHKQSRKEDAIEQLLKDHTEFIAWNSAGPAVSDFRSDVVTTPSLRMLAAIVNTTLRDDVFREDTTTMDLESDMAARCGQAAGLFVITGTMANQLALRTLLTQPPHAILADARAHILTHEAGGPAFMSGAMVQAVVPSNGKYLTVEDIEASAVLSDNVHRCPTRVIALENTIGGCIVPLSEMIKISRWARKNGVKIHLDGARLFEAVAAGAGSLRTYCQLVDTVTVDFSKNLGAPMGAMLLGNSEHIAQARWIRKSIGGGMRQAGVLSAAARVAVEEQFGPGEHGDAGKLREVHRAAKQVGEMWQSRGGKLTKDIETNQVWIDLRVLGISSEEWNDIGKSQGISLDGPRIVLHHQIAAEAIHRLGRAFDIVMSRAAERKDKS; this is encoded by the exons ATGGACGAGACAAATGCAATGCAAGATTCTCGAGACCTTCGATCTCACAAGCAATCACGCAAAGAAGATGCAATAGAACAGCTTCTAAAGGACCACACCGAGTTCATCGCGTGGAACTCGGCAGGCCCAGCAGTAAGCGATTTCAGGA GCGATGTAGTCACGACGCCCTCCCTACGGATGCTAGCCGCGATTGTGAACACCACACTCCGAGACGATGTTTTCCGCGAGGACACCACTACCATGGATCTCGAGTCCGACATGGCCGCGAGGTGCGGTCAAGCGGCCGGTCTCTTCGTCATCACGGGAACAATGGCCAACCAGCTAGCCCTACGCACCCTCTTAACGCAGCCCCCTCACGCGATTCTCGCGGACGCCCGGGCTCACATCCTCACCCACGAAGCTGGAGGTCCGGCGTTCATGAGCGGCGCGATGGTACAAGCAGTTGTGCCCTCGAATGGGAAGTATCTGACAGTGGAGGACATCGAGGCCAGCGCTGTGCTCTCGGACAATGTTCACAGGTGCCCGACACGGGTCATCGCTTTGGAGAACACGATCGGGGGGTGCATCGTACCGCTCTCTGAGATGATCAAGATCAGCCGATGGGCGCGTAAAAACGGCGTAAAAATCCACCTAGACGGCGCAAGGCTCTTCGAAGCCGTGGCTGCAGGGGCGGGGAGTCTGCGGACGTATTGTCAACTTGTCGACACCGTCACTGTAGACTTTAGCAAAAACCTGGGGGCCCCGATGGGAGCCATGCTGCTTGGCAACAGCGAGCACATTGCACAAGCCAGATGGATAAGAAAGAGCATCGGAGGCGGTATGAGGCAGGCAGGCGTTCTGAGTGCCGCTGCAAGAGTCGCCGTGGAAGAGCAGTTTGGCCCTGGTGAACATGGCGACGCAGGGAAGCTCAGAGAGGTCCATCGAGCCGCCAAGCAGGTGGGAGAGATGTGGCAGAGCAGGGGCGGTAAGCTCACCAAAGACATTGAGACCAACCAAGTGTGGATTGATCTTCGGGTGTTGGGGATTTCAAGTGAGGAATGGAATGACATTGGCAAGAGTCAAGGCATCAGCTTGGATGGTCCCCGGATAGTACTGCACCACCAAATTGCAGCCGAAGCTATACACCGGTTAGGACGGGCATTTGACATTGTCATGTCACGTGCTGCTGAGCGCAAAGACAAGTCATAG